From the Streptomyces nigrescens genome, one window contains:
- a CDS encoding penicillin acylase family protein: MPANKSGPVPRKKKGRRGRLVAITVVLLLVAGIGFGAFWGVSTVRASFPQTTGSLKLPGLTNPVDVTRDAHGIPQIYADTDEDLFRAQGYVQAQDRFWEMDVRRHMTAGRLSEMFGKSEVKTDSFLRTLGWRDVAQKEYDTKLSPSTKKYLQSYSAGVNAYLKDHEGSALSLEYAALDFENDYKPEKWTPVDSVAWLKAMAWDLRGNMQEEIDRSLMTSRFTPAQIAQLYPAYPYKRNKPIVEGGAVDPASKEFKPGGSANAAPAGPGGATAGLQSQLSSLSKTLDKVPALLGPNGNGIGSNSWVVSGAHTTTGKPLLANDPHLAPQMPSLWYQMGLHCRTTSPKCNYDASGFTFSGMPGVVIGHNQDISWGMTNLGADVTDLYLEKVNADGYFYDNKQRPFITRKETIKVAGGESHEITVRSTKNGPIVSDRDDELADVGKDAPVGNAAPDRGDGYGVSLRWTALDPGKSMDAVFELNRAKDWNDFRKAAAHFEVPSQNLIYADTKGNIGYQAPGRIPVRGKGDGQFDGTYPAPGWNPKYQWTGYIPQKALPYEYNPKRGYIVTANQAVVDEKYPYLLTKDWGYGSRSQRINDLIESKIKDGSKVSTDDMQTFQKDNSSEIARLLTPYLTKIDIKDKYVRDAQQLLEGWDFTQEPDSAAAAYFNAVWRNTLKLAFGNKMPKEVRPDGQCLTVRPADETGPADENDKYIRECGERAGDSAQPDGGDRWYEVVRTILDDPDNAWWKTEDRPNRPGDKNRDQLLAHAMKDARFELTSKLGKNIDNWSWGRLHQMFLKNQTLGTDGPGILQGLFNRGPWNVGGGEAAVDATGWNAAGGYKVTWVPSMRMVVNLADLDKSRWINLTGASGHAYDAHYYDQTDKWAKGDLLPWAYSEQAVKKAGKDTLTLSP; the protein is encoded by the coding sequence CCGGCCCAGTCCCCAGGAAGAAGAAGGGGCGGCGCGGCCGTCTCGTCGCGATCACGGTCGTGCTGCTGCTCGTGGCGGGCATCGGCTTCGGCGCGTTCTGGGGCGTCAGTACCGTTCGTGCGTCGTTCCCGCAGACCACGGGCTCGCTCAAACTCCCGGGTCTGACCAACCCGGTGGACGTCACCCGCGACGCCCACGGCATTCCGCAGATCTACGCCGACACCGACGAAGACCTCTTCCGCGCCCAGGGATACGTCCAGGCCCAGGACCGCTTCTGGGAGATGGACGTACGGCGGCACATGACCGCCGGCCGCCTCTCGGAGATGTTCGGCAAGAGCGAGGTCAAGACCGACTCGTTCCTGCGCACGCTTGGCTGGCGCGACGTGGCGCAGAAGGAGTACGACACCAAGCTGTCGCCCAGCACCAAGAAGTACCTCCAGTCCTACTCCGCGGGAGTCAACGCCTACCTCAAGGACCACGAGGGCTCGGCGCTGTCCCTGGAGTACGCGGCGCTGGACTTCGAGAACGACTACAAGCCCGAGAAGTGGACGCCGGTCGACTCGGTGGCCTGGCTCAAGGCGATGGCCTGGGACCTGCGCGGCAACATGCAGGAGGAGATCGACCGCTCCCTGATGACCAGCCGCTTCACCCCCGCGCAGATCGCCCAGCTCTACCCGGCATACCCGTACAAGCGGAACAAGCCGATCGTCGAGGGCGGTGCGGTCGACCCCGCCTCCAAGGAGTTCAAGCCCGGCGGTTCGGCGAACGCCGCCCCGGCCGGCCCCGGCGGGGCCACCGCGGGCCTGCAGTCGCAGCTGTCCTCGCTGTCCAAGACGCTGGACAAGGTCCCGGCGCTGCTCGGCCCCAACGGCAACGGCATCGGCTCCAACTCCTGGGTCGTCTCCGGCGCGCACACGACCACCGGCAAGCCGCTGCTCGCCAACGACCCGCACCTGGCACCGCAGATGCCCTCGCTCTGGTACCAGATGGGCCTGCACTGCCGCACCACGAGCCCCAAGTGCAACTACGACGCCTCCGGATTCACCTTCTCCGGTATGCCCGGCGTCGTCATCGGCCACAACCAGGACATCTCCTGGGGCATGACCAACCTCGGCGCGGACGTCACCGACCTGTACCTGGAGAAGGTCAACGCCGACGGATACTTCTACGACAACAAGCAGCGGCCCTTCATAACCCGCAAGGAGACCATCAAGGTCGCCGGCGGCGAGAGCCACGAGATCACCGTCCGGTCCACCAAGAACGGGCCGATCGTCTCCGACCGCGACGACGAACTGGCCGATGTCGGCAAGGACGCCCCGGTCGGCAACGCCGCCCCGGACCGCGGTGACGGCTACGGCGTATCGCTGCGCTGGACCGCGCTGGACCCCGGCAAGTCCATGGACGCCGTCTTCGAACTCAACCGCGCCAAGGACTGGAACGACTTCCGCAAGGCCGCCGCGCACTTCGAGGTCCCGTCCCAGAACCTGATCTACGCCGACACCAAGGGCAACATCGGCTACCAGGCCCCGGGCCGGATCCCCGTCCGCGGCAAGGGCGACGGCCAGTTCGACGGCACCTACCCGGCGCCCGGCTGGAACCCGAAGTACCAGTGGACCGGCTACATCCCGCAGAAGGCCCTGCCGTACGAGTACAACCCCAAGCGCGGCTACATCGTCACCGCCAACCAGGCCGTCGTCGACGAGAAGTACCCCTACCTCCTCACCAAGGACTGGGGCTACGGCTCCCGCAGCCAGCGGATCAACGACCTGATCGAGTCGAAGATCAAGGACGGCAGCAAGGTCTCCACCGACGACATGCAGACCTTCCAGAAGGACAACAGCAGCGAGATCGCACGGCTGCTGACGCCCTACCTGACGAAGATCGACATCAAGGACAAGTACGTCCGCGACGCCCAGCAGCTGCTGGAGGGCTGGGACTTCACCCAGGAGCCCGACTCCGCCGCGGCCGCCTACTTCAACGCCGTCTGGCGCAACACCCTCAAGCTCGCCTTCGGCAACAAGATGCCCAAGGAAGTGCGCCCCGACGGGCAGTGCCTCACCGTCCGCCCGGCCGACGAGACCGGCCCCGCCGACGAGAACGACAAGTACATCCGCGAATGCGGCGAGCGGGCCGGTGACTCCGCCCAGCCCGACGGCGGCGACCGCTGGTACGAGGTCGTCCGCACCATCCTCGACGACCCGGACAACGCCTGGTGGAAGACCGAGGACCGGCCCAACCGCCCCGGTGACAAGAACCGCGACCAGCTCCTGGCACACGCCATGAAGGACGCGCGCTTCGAGCTGACCTCCAAGCTGGGCAAGAACATCGACAACTGGAGCTGGGGACGGCTGCACCAGATGTTCCTGAAGAACCAGACCCTGGGCACCGATGGGCCCGGCATCCTGCAGGGGCTGTTCAACCGTGGCCCCTGGAACGTCGGCGGCGGCGAGGCCGCGGTCGACGCCACCGGCTGGAACGCCGCCGGCGGCTACAAGGTCACCTGGGTCCCGTCGATGCGGATGGTCGTCAACCTCGCCGACCTCGACAAGTCCCGCTGGATCAACCTCACCGGCGCCTCCGGCCACGCCTACGACGCGCACTACTACGACCAGACCGACAAGTGGGCCAAGGGCGACCTGCTGCCCTGGGCGTACAGCGAGCAGGCCGTCAAGAAGGCGGGCAAGGACACGCTGACGCTGTCGCCGTAG
- a CDS encoding 5-formyltetrahydrofolate cyclo-ligase, translating into MPPDVVAATGEALARRALELDELVWPLAPLPEALPTVAAYVSMGGEPSTRALLDLLRAAGVRVLLPVLLADNDLDWALYEGAEGLVRAGRGLLEPDGQRLGPEAVTEADVVLLPGLAVDRSGLRLGRGGGSYDRVLSRLERAGARASLVVLLYDAEVLAEVPGEAHDRHVHAAVTPSGVHRFTEPGERPED; encoded by the coding sequence TTGCCGCCGGATGTCGTCGCGGCGACGGGCGAGGCGCTGGCCCGACGTGCCCTGGAGCTGGACGAGTTGGTGTGGCCACTCGCCCCGCTGCCCGAGGCGCTGCCGACCGTCGCCGCCTATGTCTCGATGGGCGGCGAGCCCTCCACCCGCGCCCTGCTCGACCTGCTGCGGGCGGCCGGGGTGCGGGTGCTGCTGCCCGTACTGCTGGCCGACAACGATCTGGACTGGGCGCTCTACGAGGGCGCGGAGGGGCTCGTACGGGCGGGCCGCGGGCTGCTGGAGCCGGACGGGCAGCGGCTGGGCCCGGAGGCCGTCACGGAGGCGGACGTGGTGCTGCTGCCGGGGCTCGCGGTGGACCGCAGCGGGCTGCGGCTGGGGCGCGGCGGCGGCTCCTACGACCGGGTGCTGTCGCGGCTGGAGCGGGCCGGTGCGCGGGCGTCGCTGGTGGTGCTGCTGTACGACGCGGAGGTGCTGGCGGAGGTGCCGGGCGAGGCGCACGACCGGCATGTGCATGCCGCGGTGACCCCGTCGGGGGTGCACCGGTTCACGGAGCCGGGAGAGCGTCCGGAGGACTGA
- the galU gene encoding UTP--glucose-1-phosphate uridylyltransferase GalU: MTASHTRISKAVIPAAGLGTRFLPATKATPKEMLPVVDKPAIQYVVEEAAAAGLSDVLMVTGRNKRPLEDHFDRNYELEEALHRKGDESRLAKVQESSDLATMHYVRQGDPRGLGHAVLCAAPHVGDQPFAVLLGDDLIDPRDPLLQRMVEIQEQYGGSVIALMEVDPAQIHLYGCAAAAPTGDDDVVAVSDLVEKPDPAEAPSNLAIIGRYVLDPAVFEVLRKTAPGRGGEIQLTDALQALAADPALGGPVHGVVFKGRRYDTGDRGDYLRAIVRLACEREDLGPDFRTWLRSYVTEEM, from the coding sequence ATGACCGCATCGCACACACGGATCAGCAAGGCTGTCATCCCAGCAGCCGGCCTCGGCACCAGGTTTCTCCCCGCCACCAAGGCCACACCCAAGGAGATGCTCCCGGTAGTCGACAAGCCCGCCATCCAGTACGTGGTGGAGGAGGCGGCCGCCGCCGGGCTCTCCGACGTCCTGATGGTGACCGGCCGCAACAAGCGCCCCCTTGAGGACCACTTCGACCGTAATTACGAACTCGAAGAGGCGCTGCACCGCAAGGGCGACGAGTCCCGGCTCGCCAAGGTGCAGGAGTCCAGTGACCTGGCGACCATGCACTACGTACGCCAGGGCGACCCCAGGGGCCTGGGCCACGCGGTGCTGTGTGCCGCACCCCACGTGGGCGACCAGCCCTTCGCGGTCCTCCTCGGCGACGACCTGATCGACCCCCGCGACCCGCTGCTGCAGCGCATGGTCGAGATACAGGAGCAGTACGGCGGCTCCGTCATCGCCCTGATGGAGGTCGACCCGGCGCAGATCCACCTCTACGGCTGCGCGGCGGCCGCCCCGACCGGCGACGACGACGTCGTGGCCGTCTCCGACCTGGTCGAGAAGCCCGACCCGGCCGAGGCCCCCAGCAACCTCGCCATCATCGGCCGCTACGTCCTCGACCCGGCCGTCTTCGAGGTGCTCCGCAAGACCGCCCCGGGCCGCGGCGGCGAGATCCAGCTCACCGACGCCCTCCAGGCGCTGGCCGCCGACCCCGCCCTCGGCGGCCCGGTGCACGGCGTGGTCTTCAAGGGCCGCCGCTATGACACCGGCGACCGCGGCGACTATCTGCGTGCCATTGTCCGACTGGCATGCGAACGTGAAGACCTGGGCCCGGACTTCCGGACCTGGCTTCGCAGTTACGTCACCGAGGAGATGTAA
- the glp gene encoding molybdotransferase-like divisome protein Glp has product MNGTTDQTRHQDRVWSVAEHLDDVLSKIDPLDPIELQLLDAQGCVLVEDITVPVALPPFDNSSMDGYAVRAADVADATESAPAVLTVIGDVAAGSGELPGIEPGQAVRIMTGAPMPPGADAVVPVEWTDGGTGQGPAATMRAHSAAPQDAGGEVRVHRPAAAGAHIRARGSDVTEGEPALRAGTVLGPSQIGLLAAIGRGTVRVHPRPRVVVLSTGSELVQPGEALGPGQIHDSNSFQLTAAARDAGAIAYRVGAVADDAETLRSTLEDQLIRADILVTSGGVSVGAYDVVKETLAALSAEEGTVEFRRLAMQPGKPQGFGLIGPDRIPLLALPGNPVSSYVSFELFVRPAIRALMGLPEVHRPTTPAKCTEAVASSPKGKRQFLRGSYDAEAGTVTPVGGAGSHLIKAMAHANALIIVPEDTTEVPAGAEVDIVLLG; this is encoded by the coding sequence TTGAACGGCACCACCGACCAGACCCGCCACCAGGACCGCGTCTGGTCGGTGGCCGAGCATCTCGACGACGTCCTGTCGAAGATCGACCCGCTGGACCCGATCGAGCTGCAACTCCTCGACGCCCAGGGCTGCGTCCTGGTCGAGGACATCACGGTCCCGGTCGCCCTGCCGCCCTTCGACAACAGCTCCATGGACGGCTACGCGGTCCGGGCCGCCGACGTCGCGGACGCCACGGAGAGCGCCCCGGCCGTCCTCACCGTCATCGGCGATGTCGCGGCGGGCAGCGGCGAGCTGCCCGGGATCGAGCCCGGCCAGGCCGTCCGCATCATGACCGGCGCCCCGATGCCGCCCGGCGCCGACGCCGTCGTCCCCGTCGAGTGGACCGACGGCGGCACGGGCCAGGGACCGGCCGCCACGATGCGCGCCCACAGCGCCGCCCCCCAGGACGCCGGCGGCGAGGTCCGCGTCCACCGCCCGGCCGCCGCCGGCGCCCATATCCGCGCCCGCGGCAGCGATGTCACCGAAGGCGAGCCGGCCCTGCGCGCGGGCACGGTCCTCGGCCCCTCCCAGATCGGCCTGCTCGCCGCCATCGGCCGCGGCACGGTCCGGGTCCACCCCCGCCCCCGCGTCGTGGTGCTGTCGACCGGCAGCGAACTGGTCCAGCCCGGCGAGGCGTTGGGGCCCGGCCAGATCCACGACTCCAACAGCTTCCAGCTCACCGCCGCCGCCCGCGACGCCGGAGCCATCGCCTACCGCGTCGGCGCCGTCGCCGACGACGCCGAGACCCTCCGCTCCACCCTGGAGGACCAGCTCATCCGGGCCGACATCCTCGTCACCAGCGGCGGCGTCAGCGTCGGCGCGTACGACGTCGTCAAGGAGACCCTGGCCGCGCTGTCCGCCGAGGAGGGCACGGTCGAGTTCCGCAGGCTGGCCATGCAGCCCGGCAAGCCCCAGGGCTTCGGCCTCATCGGCCCCGACCGCATCCCGCTCCTCGCCCTGCCCGGCAACCCCGTCAGCTCGTACGTCTCCTTCGAGCTGTTCGTCCGCCCGGCCATCCGCGCCCTCATGGGCCTGCCCGAGGTCCACCGCCCCACCACTCCCGCCAAGTGCACCGAGGCCGTGGCCTCCTCGCCCAAGGGGAAGCGCCAGTTCCTGCGCGGCTCCTACGACGCCGAGGCCGGCACGGTCACCCCCGTCGGCGGCGCCGGCTCCCACCTGATCAAAGCCATGGCGCACGCCAACGCGCTGATCATCGTCCCCGAGGACACCACCGAGGTCCCCGCGGGCGCGGAGGTGGACATCGTCCTGCTCGGATAG
- the moaC gene encoding cyclic pyranopterin monophosphate synthase MoaC yields the protein MSSGQQHLTHLDAAGAARMVDVSEKDVTARTARARGRVLVSAQVIELLRGEGMPKGDALATARIAGIMGAKRTPELIPLCHPLAVSGVTVDLSLTDEAVEITATVKTTDRTGVEMEALTAVSVAALTVVDMVKAVDKAAVISDIRVEEKTGGKSGDWSRS from the coding sequence ATGAGCAGCGGCCAGCAACACCTCACCCATCTCGACGCGGCGGGCGCGGCGCGGATGGTCGACGTCTCCGAGAAGGACGTCACCGCCCGCACCGCCCGAGCCCGTGGCCGCGTCCTGGTGTCAGCGCAGGTCATCGAGCTGCTGCGGGGCGAGGGCATGCCCAAGGGCGATGCCCTGGCCACCGCCCGGATCGCCGGCATCATGGGCGCCAAGCGCACCCCCGAGCTGATCCCGCTCTGCCACCCGCTGGCCGTCTCCGGCGTGACGGTGGACCTCTCCCTCACCGACGAGGCCGTCGAGATCACGGCCACGGTCAAAACCACCGACCGCACCGGCGTCGAGATGGAGGCCCTCACCGCCGTCTCCGTCGCCGCCCTCACCGTCGTCGACATGGTCAAGGCCGTCGACAAGGCCGCGGTGATCTCCGACATCCGCGTGGAGGAGAAAACCGGCGGAAAGTCCGGCGACTGGAGCCGGTCATGA
- a CDS encoding MogA/MoaB family molybdenum cofactor biosynthesis protein, with protein MTPARALVVTASNRAAAGVYADKGGPLLAEGLAAMGFVVDGPQVVPDGEPVEAALRGAVSSARYAVVLTTGGTGLSPTDRTPEATRRVLDYEVPGIPEAIRAAGRTKVPTAALSRGLAGVAGTTLIVNLPGSSGGVRDGLAVLADLLPHAVDQIRGGDHPRPSGSPS; from the coding sequence ATGACACCCGCACGCGCCCTGGTCGTCACCGCCTCCAACCGCGCCGCGGCCGGCGTCTACGCCGACAAGGGCGGCCCGCTGCTCGCCGAGGGCCTGGCGGCCATGGGCTTCGTGGTCGACGGCCCGCAGGTGGTGCCCGACGGCGAGCCGGTGGAAGCAGCCCTCCGCGGCGCCGTCTCCTCCGCCCGCTACGCCGTCGTCCTCACCACCGGCGGTACGGGCCTCTCGCCCACCGACCGCACCCCCGAGGCCACCCGCCGGGTCCTGGACTACGAGGTCCCCGGCATCCCCGAGGCGATCCGCGCCGCCGGCCGTACGAAGGTCCCCACCGCCGCGCTCTCCCGCGGCCTGGCGGGCGTCGCCGGGACGACCCTGATCGTCAACCTCCCCGGCTCGTCCGGCGGCGTCCGCGACGGCCTCGCCGTCCTCGCAGACCTGCTGCCGCACGCCGTCGACCAGATCCGCGGCGGCGACCACCCCAGACCTTCCGGGAGCCCGAGCTGA
- a CDS encoding GNAT family N-acetyltransferase, with protein sequence MVLTDGEVTLRPIRVRDQREWREVNRRNRDWLRPWEATIPPPPPGLAPPHRPTYRQMVRHLRAEAHAGRMLPFVVEYRGRLVGQLTVAGIAWGSMCSGHVGYWVDQEVAGRGVIPTAVALAVDHCFRSVGLHRIEICIRPENTPSRRVVEKLGFREEGIRPRYLHIDGAWRDHAVYALTAEEVPEGLLNRWRRGKPRTPGAPHK encoded by the coding sequence GTGGTCCTGACGGACGGTGAGGTCACCCTCCGCCCGATAAGGGTGCGCGACCAACGGGAATGGCGCGAGGTCAACCGCCGTAACCGCGACTGGCTGCGCCCCTGGGAAGCCACCATCCCGCCGCCCCCGCCCGGCCTCGCCCCGCCGCACCGTCCCACGTACCGTCAGATGGTCCGCCATCTCCGTGCCGAGGCGCACGCCGGCCGGATGCTGCCGTTCGTCGTCGAATACCGCGGCCGGCTCGTCGGCCAGCTGACGGTCGCGGGCATCGCCTGGGGCTCCATGTGCTCCGGCCATGTCGGTTACTGGGTCGACCAGGAAGTCGCCGGCCGCGGTGTCATTCCGACGGCCGTGGCGCTCGCCGTCGACCACTGCTTCCGGTCCGTGGGCCTGCACCGCATCGAGATCTGCATTCGCCCGGAGAACACCCCCAGCCGCCGGGTGGTCGAAAAGCTCGGTTTCCGCGAAGAAGGCATCCGCCCGCGCTACCTTCACATCGACGGCGCCTGGCGCGACCACGCCGTTTACGCCCTCACCGCGGAAGAGGTGCCCGAAGGCCTGCTCAACCGCTGGCGGCGAGGGAAACCCCGCACGCCGGGCGCACCCCACAAATAA